Proteins found in one Paenibacillus dendritiformis genomic segment:
- a CDS encoding GNAT family N-acetyltransferase, translating to MTQPMDSTGYKLIPADAGTYSKQFATYRKNVWFRPSWDALQEMMKEATNCYWIVVDGTRVAGVTLTDKAIGSLFLFPPYEWSSSMATFLKEHIVGRSSGSGSIYAYNVLPEHLSAFEAEGFKPLPARKCMIRPTEQQDLALASPYICIPPEPTQSMVLAELMKEAYRRGTDERPDTQYKEDIDYYFKHVTQETRDASSILVNQDTNEIVGLCLVSLWEELPLIYEIAVRPACRGQGLGKYMLRRAVHQLNDTYSILRLFVTSGNAAEKLYSNLGFLSGDELTDMIYSMHSKG from the coding sequence ATGACACAGCCCATGGATTCGACGGGTTACAAGCTAATCCCGGCCGACGCTGGAACGTACTCCAAGCAGTTTGCAACCTATCGGAAAAATGTATGGTTCAGACCGAGCTGGGACGCGTTGCAGGAAATGATGAAGGAGGCGACGAATTGCTACTGGATCGTTGTCGACGGGACCAGGGTGGCCGGGGTTACGCTGACCGATAAAGCTATTGGCTCCTTGTTCCTGTTCCCGCCATACGAATGGTCGTCATCGATGGCCACTTTTCTCAAGGAACATATCGTCGGCCGATCTTCAGGCTCCGGCTCCATCTATGCTTATAACGTGCTTCCCGAGCATCTGTCCGCCTTCGAAGCCGAAGGCTTCAAGCCCCTCCCGGCCAGAAAATGCATGATCCGGCCTACGGAGCAGCAGGACCTCGCGCTGGCAAGCCCGTACATATGCATCCCGCCGGAGCCCACCCAGAGCATGGTGCTGGCCGAGCTGATGAAGGAGGCCTACCGGCGCGGGACGGATGAACGCCCGGATACTCAATATAAGGAAGATATCGATTATTATTTCAAGCATGTTACGCAGGAGACGCGAGATGCTTCCTCCATTCTTGTCAACCAAGACACGAATGAGATCGTTGGACTTTGCCTCGTATCTTTGTGGGAAGAGCTCCCGCTCATTTATGAGATTGCCGTCAGGCCTGCCTGCCGGGGGCAGGGACTGGGCAAGTATATGTTACGCAGAGCGGTTCATCAGTTGAATGATACCTATTCCATACTGCGCCTATTTGTCACATCCGGCAATGCGGCGGAGAAGCTGTACTCGAATCTTGGTTTTTTATCCGGCGATGAACTGACAGATATGATATACAGCATGCATTCGAAAGGATGA
- a CDS encoding VOC family protein — MCKGFSHCLQIFPTPDMAKTAAFYEHAGFRAVYYLESSEPHVCLYRDAIEIVLTQSQHDAVVPNRIVHGYGYDAYFVAYDQRELERELASKGIKIVRPLATTDYNNHEFVFEDVDGRWIAVGNKVG, encoded by the coding sequence ATGTGCAAAGGCTTCTCGCATTGCCTGCAAATTTTTCCGACACCGGATATGGCGAAGACAGCGGCCTTTTATGAGCATGCCGGCTTCAGAGCGGTGTATTATCTTGAATCGTCAGAGCCCCATGTATGCTTGTACAGAGACGCTATCGAGATCGTGTTGACGCAATCGCAACATGATGCCGTCGTCCCCAATCGCATCGTTCACGGCTATGGATATGACGCCTATTTCGTAGCCTATGACCAACGGGAATTGGAACGCGAGCTGGCTAGCAAAGGAATTAAGATCGTTCGCCCATTGGCAACGACGGACTACAACAATCATGAGTTCGTATTCGAGGATGTGGATGGCCGCTGGATCGCAGTGGGGAACAAAGTAGGATAA
- a CDS encoding VOC family protein, whose translation MIVERAILLTGNPLETKSFYRDVLELELVEDRDDSFTVQAGDTQVTFQTTTAFARPFYHFAMNIPENKFREAKSWLQARVTLIEEDGEDEVFFTSWNAHSVYFEDPSGNIVEFIARHNLSNAISHPFGSRDINGVSEIGVVANEVIPLVRALNEMGVPNWRPDNEGLTPVGDEHGLFIVVKTGREWYFSNQKQAECYPVKVFVSGIGWITFADASKIVF comes from the coding sequence ATGATTGTGGAGCGCGCCATTTTATTGACGGGCAATCCGTTGGAAACGAAATCGTTCTATCGCGATGTGCTGGAGCTTGAACTTGTCGAGGACCGGGACGATTCCTTTACCGTACAGGCGGGGGATACCCAGGTAACGTTTCAGACGACAACGGCGTTTGCCCGCCCTTTTTATCATTTTGCCATGAACATTCCAGAAAATAAATTCCGTGAAGCCAAAAGCTGGCTTCAAGCCCGAGTGACTTTAATCGAAGAAGACGGGGAGGATGAAGTATTTTTTACCTCCTGGAATGCCCACTCCGTCTATTTTGAAGATCCTTCCGGCAACATCGTCGAATTCATCGCCCGGCATAATTTATCCAACGCAATCTCGCATCCGTTCGGCAGTCGTGATATCAATGGCGTCAGTGAAATCGGAGTTGTTGCCAATGAGGTGATTCCTTTAGTCAGGGCCCTGAATGAAATGGGCGTGCCGAACTGGAGACCGGATAATGAAGGCCTTACTCCGGTTGGAGATGAGCACGGGCTGTTCATTGTCGTCAAGACAGGCCGAGAATGGTATTTCTCGAATCAAAAGCAAGCGGAATGCTATCCGGTGAAAGTGTTCGTAAGCGGGATCGGATGGATAACGTTCGCAGATGCTTCGAAGATTGTTTTTTAG
- a CDS encoding HPP family protein, translating into MLASDIMVRRVIKVKETDTVETAIERFAAYRVSALPVVNERNEISGLISQRDVMQYIRNFDIKFWIFQTYMPLPVYIDEEAIGSKWQRLAGRNVMEIAARDVTTVPVDSNIEEVATLFCNRRVQKVIVERNGVLAGMISRGDIIRYLAECASAAH; encoded by the coding sequence ATGTTAGCTTCCGACATTATGGTTCGGCGGGTCATCAAGGTGAAGGAAACCGATACGGTCGAAACCGCAATCGAGCGATTTGCTGCTTATCGGGTTAGCGCGCTGCCCGTTGTTAACGAGCGTAACGAGATTTCCGGGTTAATCAGCCAACGCGACGTGATGCAGTATATTCGAAATTTTGATATTAAGTTTTGGATATTCCAAACGTATATGCCTCTGCCCGTATATATCGATGAGGAAGCCATCGGTTCGAAATGGCAGCGCCTGGCCGGCCGCAATGTCATGGAAATTGCCGCGCGCGATGTGACAACGGTCCCAGTTGACTCTAACATTGAAGAGGTGGCCACGTTATTTTGCAATAGAAGAGTCCAAAAAGTCATCGTGGAAAGGAACGGGGTACTGGCGGGGATGATCAGCCGTGGCGACATTATTCGGTATTTAGCGGAATGTGCCTCTGCGGCTCACTGA
- a CDS encoding MarR family transcriptional regulator translates to MEHSDPLKKQIYDLRWKMMHLIEQEETWEIATFRKKALEEGLSEGAYNFTIIHVIDCIGRYEPINTTSIAEKMELSKASITKMTSKLFDEGFVKRTQLNDNKKEVYFRLTPKGRKLFDLHEHLHQVEENRFLQFLDRYTAEQLDCIKQFSRDLVEYYEQKLTEGVDG, encoded by the coding sequence ATGGAGCATTCCGATCCATTAAAAAAACAAATATATGATCTTCGCTGGAAAATGATGCACTTGATCGAGCAAGAAGAGACCTGGGAAATCGCAACATTTCGCAAGAAAGCATTAGAAGAGGGACTAAGTGAAGGGGCATACAACTTCACCATTATTCACGTCATCGACTGCATCGGCCGTTATGAGCCAATCAATACGACATCGATCGCAGAGAAGATGGAGCTGTCGAAGGCCAGCATTACGAAGATGACGTCGAAGCTGTTCGATGAAGGATTCGTCAAGCGCACGCAGCTTAATGACAACAAAAAAGAAGTATATTTTCGCCTGACTCCCAAAGGCCGCAAACTCTTCGACCTGCACGAGCATTTGCACCAGGTGGAGGAGAATCGCTTTCTCCAGTTTCTTGATCGATATACGGCGGAACAGTTGGATTGCATCAAGCAGTTCTCGCGAGACCTGGTTGAGTATTACGAACAGAAACTGACAGAAGGTGTAGATGGATAG